Proteins encoded in a region of the Pseudothermotoga elfii DSM 9442 = NBRC 107921 genome:
- a CDS encoding DUF2804 domain-containing protein — MKKRMSIEIKDSADLCTPSGKLNPMALGWSRRPLIRCNIHGHFLRKKKWNYWAFINQNCMFSATVSNIDYLGVVFCYFLDLKSGELIERTVLTPFGTGCNLPDVVNKDVEFNSKDMKIRFLRRDEKTFIESHFVAKGKRIEAHLEVLQENIESLNVVVPWNWNRYQFTSKQYCLPVRGKVFVSEKCYDFDPDNSFATLDFGRGVWKYLTFWNWANFATRLDDGTVIGVNLGAGWTDGTGTNENAVLINGKLSKIESDVRFVYDKTDLMKPWHIYSFNGDEVDIEFQPYFHRSAKTNLILLSSNVNQMVGTFKGFVRDGDRKVYIIRDALGWAEEHYARW; from the coding sequence ATGAAGAAACGTATGAGCATTGAAATAAAAGACTCGGCAGATTTATGTACGCCCAGTGGCAAACTCAATCCAATGGCACTTGGATGGTCCAGACGGCCGTTAATTCGTTGCAATATTCATGGTCATTTTTTGAGAAAGAAAAAATGGAACTACTGGGCATTTATCAATCAAAATTGCATGTTCTCGGCGACTGTTTCAAATATAGATTACTTAGGTGTTGTTTTCTGTTATTTTCTTGATCTAAAAAGTGGTGAACTTATTGAGCGAACGGTTCTAACTCCATTTGGAACAGGTTGCAATTTACCAGATGTTGTGAACAAAGACGTGGAATTCAATTCAAAAGATATGAAAATTAGATTTCTGAGGCGAGATGAAAAAACATTTATAGAATCACACTTTGTCGCAAAAGGCAAAAGAATAGAAGCCCATTTAGAGGTTTTGCAAGAGAATATAGAATCTTTGAATGTTGTTGTGCCATGGAACTGGAATAGATATCAATTCACAAGTAAACAATATTGTTTGCCTGTGAGGGGGAAAGTATTTGTTTCTGAGAAATGTTATGATTTTGATCCAGATAACAGTTTCGCTACACTTGATTTTGGAAGGGGTGTGTGGAAATATTTAACTTTTTGGAACTGGGCAAATTTTGCAACGCGCTTAGATGATGGGACTGTTATCGGGGTAAATCTTGGAGCTGGCTGGACAGATGGAACAGGTACGAACGAGAATGCTGTTTTGATAAATGGGAAACTCAGCAAAATTGAAAGCGATGTAAGATTTGTTTATGACAAAACAGACCTTATGAAACCCTGGCACATATATTCATTCAACGGTGATGAGGTAGATATAGAGTTTCAGCCATACTTTCACCGCTCTGCAAAAACAAACTTGATATTACTCAGTTCGAACGTTAATCAGATGGTAGGTACCTTCAAAGGTTTTGTAAGGGATGGAGATAGAAAAGTTTACATAATCAGAGATGCCCTTGGATGGGCTGAAGAACATTACGCGAGATGGTAA